The nucleotide sequence AAGtagtatttcattatttgcCTCAATTAAGCTCAAATCAAAATCATTTGGAAGTATTCTCTTCAGAATTGACTTGGGAATATACATTTGAATGTAGAGATAATAgatgatttttcataaataaaaattgaactaacTGAATTTGTAATCTGATTCAAATTCATATCCCTCCATCTTTTATATTCCTTTTCTTtcattaatgtttttgttttcagtATAATATTAAAACCCTGTTTATCGAAGAAAGATAATATAACTTAAGCCGTATTAATTAGGATGTTGTTCTGCTTTTTTTTATCCTACATTCACTGGTTTTATTTCATCAAACAAATTTAAACATATATGCCTGGAAGAAGAATTACTCCCTTTTTTTCTTCTGCTGGGACcactgattatttttttttctatgcaTTAAATCAAAGGAACAACCTATTCTCAAAACAAATGAAAGTTCATATTAATAGTAATACATTTCAGTATCAAACCCAAAGCTAATAGTGAAGTTAAATTGACAAACTTGAAGCAAAATAAGAGAAATTTATAGAATCCAGTagcataaaaatattaaattgaataaaagaagtGTAAGGGATGGTAACTGGTGAATTGAAGGAGTATTTCTATGCTTATAGATAAACCTATAAaggatacattttttgaaagtcaatgaaaatataattctaatGGGTAGATTGGTTCTGTGTATGTGCACTGCCTGAAAAGAGAATTACTTCCTTTTACGCTCATTGAATCGCCCATGTGTACTATACCTAAATCATGGACAAAATAATCACTTGGAccactaattatttttttctcacctATTCTCACAAATGGAAGTTCTTGttaagacaaatattttttgttaatgaacCCCCCAATGCTAACAGTGAAATTAAGTTGACAAACTTTGAGCAAAAGGAAAGAAACATGAACATCCAGttgcataaaaaaatagtgaacAAAAGAATTGTAAGGGATGGTAACTGGTAAGTTGAAGGAGCATTTCCATAGTTATAGATAAACCTATAAAGAAGACATTTTTTGAAAGGCAATAAATCTAAACTTAGCCTGCTGAGGGATACATTGGTTCTCCTTTTTTTAACGACCAAGTGTGGAATATTAAATAGAGACAGCTTGGAAATTATGTTGAGAAAGTAATATGAACTGAATTGGGAAAAATTAGAAACCAAGAATGATATACCTCAGAAAACATATTAACAAGCAAAATATGTCAAGAAAAACTAGGATGGGAGAATTTAGACCACAACTAAAATATCCAAAATAGGattcttgaaataaaatgagTAGTCAAATAGAAGTTAGAGGAATGAAATATTTAAGCGAGTGAAAAGGATTATAAACAGATAACAGCAGAACCCCAAATAAGgtcaatattaaattacaacAAAGAAAGACAACTAAGATTGTGGTATCATCCACATCAAATATAGGATAACAGAACAGTAAAAAGAGTATGAAAGGTCAAGATAGAGAGAAGTGGAGTGAAACAATATGTGGAAAACTAATAAACATCATGTTTATTAGTTTTCTGCATCACatcacaaaaaattgatatttggaTTTATGTTCTTTACTTTTGGATGTAGCTGCTGTCAATCTGGATAATTTATCACTGGGGATTCCAATAGCTGATTCCAGCTTATGAATCCTAGTTTCCAAATCTGCTAATCTGGTAGTTTGAATTAGCCGGGATTTTTCAGGTCTATAATTGAATTGATAAACTATTCCTGATTCATTGCCTTCTGTTTCAGATTCTGGTTTCTCATTTATAGTGGCCTTGAACTGTTCCAATTGGGATaaaagttttctaaaaatgGAATGAGCCTTAGAATATATCaactatattatcaaaataatatacttaattTGTACTCCTTGAGGGTCTGATATCTTTTGAATAAGTTCCTCTCCTAaagtattttctaattttaaatcgGCCAATTGTTTCAATGCTTGTTCTACTTTTTGGCTAGATACAAGACAATTTTCACTTTCTTcctttttaccatttttaagtttattaacTTCTTCGAGCACTTCTTTCAATTCACACTGTAATCtacaaatatatgtaaatattatctTAGAAATGCGCCAATATATCTACTCACCTATTATACTTTTGaattaatgtttcattttcCCCAGGTCCAACTAACTCCCAATCTCCGCTTCGAGCGTCATAAcctattctattttttttgctaattttattcgaaaaatcaacattttccgATCCCAAATATTTTCCTTTGAATTTATTAAAGGCTTCATTTGAGGAAAGATGAATCCTCTCGATAGGATCATTTTCTTCTTCGAAAAAATCAGCTGTTTGTTCCGATTCAGGAAGATCACAAGTTTCGTATACATCGGGCTCATCGTGAGCCTAAAAACGGGGAAATATGTTACAAATTGGTTTTAATGAAAAGTTCCGTTGTATGACGAATGCTATCACTTTTATTTACTTACGATTCCTGGCAGGTCAGCATATTTTGGATTAGCCATTTTTGAAAGTAGATGATTAAGGCTTTTAAATGAATAGGATagtatagtttttttaattggttaaattaaaaatgatgatgaatTTATGTTTGAGAGTTAACAAATGACAACAATGACATCTTCCTCTTTAATTTATAATCATCTATAAAATTCTATACTCTGGTATACGATTTTTTTCTGAtacctcatttttttattcattataaataatactgcaatcattattaatattcaCACCTAGGGGTTTCTGAGAAAtcaagtaataatttttttcaagtatagtATGGGTAAGTAATCTAGgctaaagaaataagaaaaagaagagaacACGTAAATTATAACCGtactttttgaataaaatttgttaattaaaaaaacacaaatttaacGTTATCGTGTGCGTTTATTATAATGGAGAATtacaaaaaaggtaaaaatgTTGAAGAACCATTTGACAGAAACAAAATACCAATACCAAATCTTCCAAATAACTTTCTTTGGATGCAGGTGATATTATTATACCTTATgggatttttccaaaaacaatatttttaggtACGAGGTGGAAGTAAGATTAGAAATCTCTTAAGACATGCAATAAACGAATTTCCCGAAGTGAAACATGTGGTGTGGACAGGATTTGGACCTTCAGTTAGCAAATGTATCACATGTgcagaaataatgaaaagagaatttaataattcattacatCAAATTACAAGATTATGTTACAGACAGTAAGAAGAttcatgtattttttcattcagatttttttattgacaataGTTGATTATCTTAAATACAGAAGATGGTAGCAATTTTTAATGGATGTGCTGTCATTCATACATATTTTGAGGAACAGAATTTTCTATGTGAAATATCAAATCTATGTAGATGAGCcatattctatataaatttttttatgcttctaaatgttctaaTTTTAGgcctcttctgatttaaaattagtttctttcataactttttaaagacatataaaagaaattaactttaaataagtagagacctaaaatcaagaacatttagcaTAAatggtctaaaaaataagaaatttatgaaatattttgaatatatttagtGAAAACTAGAAGAAATACTGTGTCAAAGACCTTTTTTATACCAAATGTTAACATAAAAGTGAACTTTACTCTAAATTTTGTTACCGAAAGAGTTGAAAtcacaaataatttgtaaaaccACACTGTGAGTACACCTGAATCCACATTATTCAAAGGGatgatttttcattttgctTCTGGCTTTTCCAGACTCAGTTCAATACATTTGATGTAGTTAATATGCTATTGTTTCAGTATAGAAGAATATTGGGATCCACTTTTACCAGACTTAGATCAGTTGATAGTTAGAAGAAAATTACCAATGATACATATCTACCTATCttcagaaaatttaaatacagaTGAATTAGGgtaaatatatcaataatttttgtgatttaccatctctattattttttatcttaaccattctgattttttttccaaacactgattttatattttagttgcTAAATTTTAGGTATCAAGCTCCAGGTCAAAAAGTATCCCTTCAAAAAGAAGGAAATGTTAATAGCAAAAGTAAATcttctaataaaaaacaaaagaaaaggaaaaacaaaTCAAGCGATAAGAATCAGAGAAAACTGAATAACGAAAATCAGAGAACAAAGGAAAGTTCTAGTAGTTCCACTAACAATATTTAGTATTAATGGcattaatattaattcaatcaattttgttattaaaagaGATCATTTCTTATTGAAGtgtgaaaatgtataaaaattaaacacttggaaaattaaaaaattatattgaaaagttatttttttaattatcaaagtTAGGTGGTGGAGGAGGTGGTCCTCTTGGTGGGAATGGTGGTCTATTTGCTGCAAATCCGGGGGGTGGCGGAGGCGGCGGTCTCCAATTAGGAGGAGGTGGTCGTCCTCCAGGGGGTGGCGGTGGTGGAAACATTCCTCCAAACCCAGAACTAGTGGAGTTGGGTGGTCCAGAAGGTATAGGTAGAGTACCAGGAGCTCCCGACCAAGGTGGTGGAGGTGGTATCATACCGCGTGGAGCAACAGGCGGGGGTGGAGGAGGGGGCCGTTGGGAAACACCAGTTGTGGCAAGTGGAGGAGCCCCGGGGGGTAAGGGTGGTTGGGAAGGAGGTAAAGGAGGAGGTGGAATACCTGAAGGAAATGAACCTGGTGGAGGAACCGGAGGTGGAGGTGGGGGCATGTTAGATAGAGTAGGAGGCGGAGGTGGCATCATTCCCATTATTACTGGTGGTGGTGGAGGTGCGATTGTCATTGGCATCATACCtgcaaatattaatataatgaaaaatggagtacattaaataataataaaggttTACCTATTGGGGGTGCATCAGCAAACAGTTGATGAGGTCTATCTGCCTGTGATAGAGGATTTTGGGCTGCGAGTAAACGTTCTGCTGCTGAACCATGCCTTTCTCCTTTTGAATCTTTTTTAAACGCATAAGACACTGATATAGGCCTGTTACAAAGGTACTGGCCATTCATCGCTTCAATTGATGCGTCAGATGCTTCAAAACTTGCAAAATTTATGAATGCAAAACCTTTCGAGTTTCCAGTCTCAGGATCTCGCATaatctaaaacatttttaaatgtaGAAGATTAATACGATTAGTTATAACACACAAATAAGGAGTTTTTTGTTTGATGTTCAATAGGTCAGAATAAAttagaataagaaataaatttgatacattttataacaacatacctaaaaaatttataaattaaattgtaattCATATTAACTGATATTAAGAGGATTCGAAAAAtattagagaaaatttatttcttgttcCCTCAATGACAATGTGAACACCTGAGTTCAATTGGACATAAGAATATGGAATGTgtgaaaatagaatatattttaatgatagacaaaaaataactaaaagcAATGATAgtatacaaatttcaaaatgagtAAGTATActaataaaagagaaaataaatgtGGAAATAACCAGCAAGgtaaataaataggaaaatgagtcaaagaaaagaatagaaatacataaaaagatGGGGAGCTGGAACTAAAAAAGGAACAAAACATtgagaaaagaaacaaaaaagagcaataataaaaaaattagaacaaaaacaCTGATTCGGTAAGAATGAGTTTGAGTATGATGAGATACACCATTAAAAACAAAGAGGAAGACCTACAGAGAAATACATAAAGCGGGAGACAGAAAATATCTCTTGtccaaaaatgaagaaagaTCAGTGAACTTAAAAGTTTTAGTGTAGgtaatatgtaatattttgttcCTGTAGTTATtacttattaaataaataaatatattttctttcaattcctATTTCAAATTGACTCAAGAGATCCATTTTTCATGTGATTTGCACAAAATAATTCTATGTACTTAAACACCTAGTAGTAGTTACAGTAAGCAATAACTATACATTCTCTAGTTATCTTAATATGCAAGAAATTGCTATATTACCTTTGGAGTTTGTAATATTACACCAAATGCTGAAAATGTATCGTATAATAACTTTTCATCAACCTCAGGGTCTaaatttcctataaatataTTGGCTCCTACATCCAGGTTCTTCTGATGGGCGGAAGCTTTATTGACTCTTATGGGTTTACCATACAATTTTatcatattcataatttttatggcATAGTCAGCATCCTCTTCTCCCATGAATTCAACGAATCCATATCCTTGGTGCATCATAGTTACACGATCTTTGGGCATATGAACGTTGACTACAAAACATTTTAGGTTATGAATCGTTTACCATTGTCAACTCCCTACTTACCCAAAGGGCCTGCTTGTACGAAGAGTTCCCATAACAGAGATTCTGAAACTTTATCATCTAAACCTCCGACATATATAGTAGCATCTGAAAAAGTATGCATAtattatggtttttattaaataaagagGTTATGAGCAAACTTACCTCTGTTTCTTTCGGCTATAGGGCCATTGgccattttaatgaataaaataaaatagagccTTCTCTCAGGTTATTTCTGATAGAGgaagtaattttataaagataaatttaaaTCGTTTAAATGAATTCAACATCTATCGGCGtacatttttctcaattattgaCCGCTGACACTTCTGACAGAATCTTAGTATTTGAAATGTTACCAATAGTAAGGGTGCAGTCACATGTGGAAGTTAGAGAGCGCATACGCTAATTTTCTAACGGTGTCCAGTCAACTAGAAGGCTGTTTCATCGTTTGGCTTTGGTTATAATCGTGTCATATCAGCTTTaagtaagtaataaaatataacaaattgaaTGGAAAACATAACCTGTAAAAATACGCCCTCCAATCTCTAAAGTATGTAACGCTCTGTGGCCGTTAACCTAACTATACAACTTCCAGATTGATGGTACAGCTACTGTCTATTAGAATAGCAGAAATGAAAAAAGGGCAAGAGACCATTTCTATTACTTAATAGAGGATATCCACAATGGGGAGTCGCAACACCACTTATATGGAGTTTATTGGAAGACGAACTCTCATGCGGACTGAACCGAAGATATACTTATTTACGCAAGAGGAAGCTTTGAGAATACTCTCTATGACATAATTCAAAGAGGACTCAACTATACAAGAAGGTGGTGTAGATTAGTGGAACTAAATGTCAACGCGAATAAGAACTACCATATTTCCTTCACTAGGAAGAAAAAATCTAGCTTAAGCCCCTCAAGCTAGACAGGCAAGTCATTGAGTGGAAAACGgaggaaaaatatttgggaCTCACAGTAGATAGTAAACTTCACCGGAACAAACATGAAAATGAGGAAACCACTAAAGTCACAAAAGTCCTGATGTTGTACAGGAACTTCGCAAGGAGGAACTGGGTTGTCACTCGAAGATCATACTGTTGATGTACACGGCAATTGTGAGACTAATCATCACTTATGAGGCAGGGGTTTGGGGTACTAAAGCTAGTTTaaataccacgaggaacaatctTTCGAAGGTATATACATATGTGCAACCGGGGCCATGAAAGCGTGCCCAaaagctgcactagaagtgattctaaatttCACGCCTCTCCACATAGTAGTGGAAAGCGTGGCAAAAAAACATCTCTGAGAATCTTAAGAAACGAAATCacctgggaaactataaccagagaacgTTTGTTGAATGATCAGTCTAAGAAAGAACAGCCTACGAATACTAataggagttctatcggggtaCTAACTTTTTGTCTAGTGTATTcaatccaaattatttttaattaaatttaacgaGTGTTACATTATGTGGTGGTACTTTGTCTAGtttctttctaaaaaattaCGACGTGTATGCAGCACTCACccacttttttatatatataaaagcggacattataattcaaaacgaAATTATGGAGAATAATTCATTGAGGTCCAATTCATTTTCCAAATCCAATCATTTTTCTTCCAGGCTACAATTTAACGTTTGATCACACAAAACAGttgatttaacaaatttctggTCTAGCGATGCCTCAGTTTTTGTTCACTTTCCTTACGTTTCAGTTCCGCTACCGCTACCTAGCTGAAATATAAAAGTTACGAAATATAGCATCAGCTACAGAAGCTGTTGAGACTACTAATATAGCgagtataattaaatttcttgaAGCATgggattacaaaaaaattaatatgtgcTATTTGTATTGATTCTAAGTTTAATGTCAGCAGCCTTATACGAATAAATATAGAGGGTGTCCCATAAATAATGTCGAATTCCAATGTTCACAATTAGGCCTTAATATTCAAAGTATAACCCATTGTATTCCATGACTTTGACATAACGTTCAGTAAGCTCTTTGATACCTTGGTTAAACCATTCTTTGGGCTAAGATACAAAAAATGGAGGCACTCCATTTTCAACATCTGctttgtattcaaattttgtcATACGCAATACCCgttcatagttcatagttcGTAGGTGTGGGCGGCCGTGAAgccgttgagcacataggcATTTAGATAGGCCCGTCGTGCTCCACTTCACGTTATTAATCATTTCCGATGTCCTTTGTGAAGCCGCacaggcgctttggcttgaaccctttgataTCGTTAGACAAGTTGTGGGGTTTGCCCAGGTGTTTAAACTGCTCCCAACGCAATACCCGTATGACTTTCCGCCTGAATCGATCTCTTTTTGTGCGGGCTCTGGAAATTGTCCTTCTGTAACCGCACTTTTTCTTGTTCGATTTGTTTAGATAAATCTGTTTTCACAAATAAATCTTGGTTTATATAGCAAAAATTAAGAATTAACTTAAAACTAACAAATTAAATGGCTAGATTCACTCAAATGGTACTTGTAGTTCATGCAGAAAACTAACACATAGTTTAGATTCAAATTAGAGCCCACCAACTTTTAAATTCATAGATTAAttccttaattttatttttaaaactgatataaaaaaaatagcaaaaagcAATGTCTGAAAGTCAACAATGTACATTAGACAATGGAACATTGATAGACGGTGTCAGGAGCTTTCCACATTTGCAAGACAAAAAgaactaatttttcaaaagtaaaacGAGAAAACATTGGTTCCACAGTAATTTATAATCCTAAaaccaaaaaccaaaaaattaacacCAAGAAAGAGTTTAGTTAATGTTAGACTTGCTTGAATTCCGGTTAATTCGTTTGGTACGATTTTGAATGGCGTTCAAACTAAGGTTCAAGGTTCAAGTTCAATAATTGGCGAGTCTTGGTACTACGTTGGTTATTTACTACTTCATCTATAACCTTAATATACAGGTGGATAACCTGAGCGCTTTTATAACGAAAGCCGACGCTCATTAACTGTGActtcaatttcacaaatttctcCACGGCTGCTTTGGACTTTTGTTTCCATTAATGTCTTAACAAATACACGAATGTCAGTTTTACCGCactccatactatttattataaaaccgTATTGCTTCGTTGATAAACAAAGAGAGGAGGATTAAAGATAGTAAAGCAATTATACTTTTCATAGAACTAGAGTTTAGTCTTGACAATTTACTatatgtttaaattgaggcgtAGGAATTTTGTGAGAAATATGTTCACctatatttcgaataaataGAAACTCTTTTAATaacaatcatttatttaatgaaacacAAATTCATATAACAGTCTTATTAACAGTTACAGTCTTCTTAATATTTTGTgtacaaatatgaaaaaggtTTATAACTGGATTGTTGTTGATATTGGCTATTGTAGAAATCTTGTCCAAAAGGTGCAGACTTATATTGTTGCCAAATGGGTTGTTTATAAGTTCCACTAGCTTTACCATAAAAAGTCGATTTAGGTTGTTCATAGGTTCCTCTCAGTTGTTCATAGAATTGTTCATAAGATTTAGGATATCCATAAGGTCCTTTAAATTGTTCGTACCCTTGACCGTATTGATGATATACTTGTTCCCTAGGGTAAGCTTCTCCACTTTGTCCATACATTTCTTGTGGATGTTCGAATTGTCCGTATTTCGCAGGTTGGGCAACGGCATGTTCGGTATATTGGGGGTAGACTTGTTCTTTACTTTGGGGATAAAATTGTTCTCTAGGCTGGGCGTAGAATACTCTGAAATATGAAGTTTGTTATCAATACATTATTCGTAATCATACAATAAAAATCAGAATGGTTGAAATTACATATGAtgtagtaaaaaaaaatgaatgaaaatttgttttcacaACGTTTAATAAGAATTCAAGTAAACAAATGGTACGGAAAGGAAATGATATACCTACTTAAATTTAGctttaaatacataaaatacaaatagCATATcagatataagaaaatattgatataagtTTATACCTTTCTCTTTGAAAATCTGCAGAGTCTTCATAACTTCTGTAAGGATAGGCACCACCGTATCTGTATCCAAAGTATGGAGAATATACCCTTGGACCATAGAATTGTGTGTAATATGGTGAAGATGGATAGTAGTTAAAAGGATATTGGTTCTTGAAGTATCCATCTAAAGGAGTTTGATACCCATACTTTTCGGCCAGTCTGTACTCTTCGAAAGATTGTAAAACGTTGTAGATTGCTTGATTGAGTTCTCCAGTTTTAACGTACGAATCAATCTTGGTAAGAAGATCGTTGTAGGACTTGTCATCTACTATACCTTGGTATTCGTTGAAGATTTCGTTCAATAAATCTGCTTGAGATTTGGTTTTGGAATCTTTTTTACCTTTCGATGATTCTTTAAGATCTTTGCTGCTTCTTTTTTCCCTGTCTTCTGCGAATGTCTGGTAGTAATCAGCATCTGTAGGATCGAAGAaattaacagtttttgtatGCTCATCATCAATATGGATCTTTTTGATGGGTCCATTTGGTCCGCCAACCGTTATTTCAATGTCTTTAGGTCCTGGATGCCCAATTACTTTTGTGAAGACGATCTTCTTTCCATTTTCTCCTAGGATTGTGATAGTGCCGTCTTTGTCGATGGTTACTTGCTTACCTTCGCCGAAAGTTACTGGAACTGCCTGGCTTAAAGCCACTAATGAGATTAATACCAAAATACACTTCATGTCTTTGATTTATGATGGGAAATAAAGAATGAATAATCACAGCAACTGGACCATCTTTTATACTCAAttaatgattgtttttgtttatgaaatttttggtattatcaccaaagaaatatatttttttgatggtCCGATATTAATTAGAGTCAACGTCATTTACGAGGTTTGTTCATTTGTATtcttttttaatgttaaaaatactAACATAAttagcatttttatttttaatatatcatgTTAGGAGATTATAATTCTAATGCTTGGTGCTCTTGAATTTGATTTATGTAACCcattaaaaactcaaataacCAAAACTTTTCTATTATACTGACAAAGTTACTTCATTTGTGCCAGAATTGAACATTTATTGGTACAGTTGGTTGGAAATAGTTTGATAGACGCTTCCTTTGATTTCTGCAGCTTCTTCAAGCATTTGTTCGGGAAAATATTACTTCTCACATATCCTTCATATCTTTACCAGTTTTCAATAATGTTTCGATAAACCATATCATATTCCCGACGTTTTTTTGATTGATGGTAATGAGAATCAACGATACCTAAATATAAAAGAGTTTCAGACCACAGGGAAACGTTGATCATTTCGAGGTTATAATTTGGACGCCACTTAGTATCCCAGCTGTATTATTTACTTCATTGTCAgttcgttattttttatttccgttgTTTTTCCAAAGCTTTTTGCTTTATATTTTGTGGGAGACATTTCATCTacaattatttagaattgattAGATGCATGTTTTTACAGCGTTGACAATTGttctccatttatttttgttttgtgatGTACAAAATGATCTTTCCACCTATTTTTGGTCTTCCTGACAATTTTCTTTAGTTCATTTATTACTTGTAGTAGTCTTTTG is from Diorhabda sublineata isolate icDioSubl1.1 chromosome 1, icDioSubl1.1, whole genome shotgun sequence and encodes:
- the LOC130452369 gene encoding dynactin subunit 2 → MANPKYADLPGIAHDEPDVYETCDLPESEQTADFFEEENDPIERIHLSSNEAFNKFKGKYLGSENVDFSNKISKKNRIGYDARSGDWELVGPGENETLIQKYNRLQCELKEVLEEVNKLKNGKKEESENCLVSSQKVEQALKQLADLKLENTLGEELIQKISDPQGVQIKKLLSQLEQFKATINEKPESETEGNESGIVYQFNYRPEKSRLIQTTRLADLETRIHKLESAIGIPSDKLSRLTAATSKKSLFEVAEHLSATASLLDSSQLDHIEGRLGAMAQKLEAIAEKKKQVQQNEEKDKMILELFDLVKNTESVSKLLPQTIDRLKSLEQLHNKAANVTKTIAQIEVAQAEMKGHVQNNNMLLQGVQESFATNLNEINSTVISLDARIKALKNK
- the LOC130452371 gene encoding ribonuclease P protein subunit p25-like protein isoform X1, producing the protein MENYKKGKNVEEPFDRNKIPIPNLPNNFLWMQVRGGSKIRNLLRHAINEFPEVKHVVWTGFGPSVSKCITCAEIMKREFNNSLHQITRLCYRHIEEYWDPLLPDLDQLIVRRKLPMIHIYLSSENLNTDELGYQAPGQKVSLQKEGNVNSKSKSSNKKQKKRKNKSSDKNQRKLNNENQRTKESSSSSTNNI
- the LOC130442519 gene encoding uncharacterized protein LOC130442519, which codes for MKCILVLISLVALSQAVPVTFGEGKQVTIDKDGTITILGENGKKIVFTKVIGHPGPKDIEITVGGPNGPIKKIHIDDEHTKTVNFFDPTDADYYQTFAEDREKRSSKDLKESSKGKKDSKTKSQADLLNEIFNEYQGIVDDKSYNDLLTKIDSYVKTGELNQAIYNVLQSFEEYRLAEKYGYQTPLDGYFKNQYPFNYYPSSPYYTQFYGPRVYSPYFGYRYGGAYPYRSYEDSADFQRERVFYAQPREQFYPQSKEQVYPQYTEHAVAQPAKYGQFEHPQEMYGQSGEAYPREQVYHQYGQGYEQFKGPYGYPKSYEQFYEQLRGTYEQPKSTFYGKASGTYKQPIWQQYKSAPFGQDFYNSQYQQQSSYKPFSYLYTKY
- the LOC130452370 gene encoding splicing factor 3B subunit 4, with translation MANGPIAERNRDATIYVGGLDDKVSESLLWELFVQAGPLVNVHMPKDRVTMMHQGYGFVEFMGEEDADYAIKIMNMIKLYGKPIRVNKASAHQKNLDVGANIFIGNLDPEVDEKLLYDTFSAFGVILQTPKIMRDPETGNSKGFAFINFASFEASDASIEAMNGQYLCNRPISVSYAFKKDSKGERHGSAAERLLAAQNPLSQADRPHQLFADAPPIGMMPMTIAPPPPPVIMGMMPPPPPTLSNMPPPPPPVPPPGSFPSGIPPPPLPPSQPPLPPGAPPLATTGVSQRPPPPPPPVAPRGMIPPPPPWSGAPGTLPIPSGPPNSTSSGFGGMFPPPPPPGGRPPPPNWRPPPPPPPGFAANRPPFPPRGPPPPPPNFDN
- the LOC130452371 gene encoding ribonuclease P protein subunit p25-like protein isoform X2 codes for the protein MENYKKGKNVEEPFDRNKIPIPNLPNNFLWMQVRGGSKIRNLLRHAINEFPEVKHVVWTGFGPSVSKCITCAEIMKREFNNSLHQITRLCYRHIEEYWDPLLPDLDQLIVRRKLPMIHIYLSSENLNTDELGC